From Nicotiana tabacum cultivar K326 chromosome 20, ASM71507v2, whole genome shotgun sequence, one genomic window encodes:
- the LOC107805441 gene encoding prolycopene isomerase, chloroplastic-like (The RefSeq protein has 1 substitution compared to this genomic sequence), producing the protein MALRFQPFSPLLNFRSTKRSRTVLARNEVSATSNGYPSSTLTSKQGKPEADIIVIGSGIGGLCCGGLLARYGQDVLVLESHDVAGGAAHSFDIKGYKFDSGPSLFSGFQSRGPQANPLAQVLDALGESIPCANYDSWMVYVPEGEFLSRIGPTEFFKDLEKYAGPDSAREWRKLLDAILPISAAAMALPPLSIRGDLGVISTAAARYAPSLLKTFAQMGPQGALGATKLLRPFSEIIDSLGIKEPFIRNWLDLLAFLLAGVKTNGILSAEMVYMFSEWYKPGCTLEYPLQGSGAIVDALVRGLQKFGGRISLKSHVENIVVENGRAAGVKLRGGQFVRAKKAVVSNASMWDTLSLLPPEVVPKSYRDNIKSTPQCESFMHLHLGFDAEGIPDDLGIHHIVVNDWDRGVDADQNVVLISVPGVLSPNLAPPGKHILHAYTPGTEPFEIWEGLDRRSNEYKNLKAERSEVLWRAVEKALGPGFNCEKCEVKLVGTPLTHKRFLRRNRGTYGPAILAGKGTFPGHSTPIPQLLCCGDSTFPGIGVPAVAASGAIVANSLVSVAEHSQLLDAVGI; encoded by the exons ATGGCGTTGAGGTTTCAACCTTTTTCTCCCCTTCTCAACTTCCGCTCCACTAAACGAAGTCGCACAGTTTTGGCGCGCAACGAAGTCTCTGCCACTTCTAACGGCTATCCTTCCTCCACTCTTACCTCAAAACAAG GCAAGCCAGAAGCAGATATCATTGTTATTGGAAGCGGTATAGGTGGGCTATGCTGTGGTGGACTTCTTGCTAGGTATGGCCAAGATGTTTTAGTACTCGAAAGCCATGATGTAGCTGGGGGTGCAGCTCACTCTTTTGATATTAAAGGGTACAAATTTGACTCTGGTCCATCATTGTTCTCCGGTTTTCAATCAAGAGGTCCTCAGGCAAATCCATTAGCACAG GTTCTTGATGCATTAGGTGAATCAATTCCCTGTGCAAATTATGACTCATGGATGGTATATGTACCTGAAGGTGAATTCTTGTCACGCATTGGCCCAACGGAATTTTTCAAG GATCTGGAGAAGTATGCAGGACCAGATTCAGCGAGAGAGTGGAGGAAACTTCTC GACGCAATACTTCCAATCTCAGCAGCTGCAATGGCTCTACCTCCTTTATCCATCCGAGGTGACTTGGGTGTTATTTCAACTGCTGCTGCTAGATATGCACCTTCTCTCTTAAAAACTTTTGCTCAAATGGGACCTCAAGGAGCCCTTGGTGCTACCAAGCTTCTCAGACCCTTTTCGGAAATCATTGATTCTTTGGGGATAAAAGAACCTTTTATACGAAATTGGCTGGATCTCCTAGCCTTCTTGCTTGCCGGGGTCAAAACTAACGGCATACTCTCAGCAGAAATG gtgtacaTGTTTTCAGAATGGTATAAGCCGGGttgcactctagaatatccacTTCAAGGAAGTGGAGCAATTGTTGATGCTCTTGTTCGAGGATTACAAAAATTTGGTGGGAGGATTTCTCTCAAGAGTCACGTAGAAAACATAGTTGTTGAAAATGGCCGAGCTGCTGGAGTCAAATTAAGAGGTGGCCAA TTTGTTCGTGCCAAGAAGGCTGTGGTTAGCAATGCATCTATGTGGGATACCTTGAGCTTATTGCCTCCAGAAGTTGTCCCAAAATCATACCGAGACAACATCAAATCGACCCCACAGTGTGAATCGTTCATGCATCTGCATTTGGGTTTTGATGCAGAG GGTATACCTGATGACCTGGGAATCCATCATATAGTAGTAAATGACTGGGACAGAGGGGTTGATGCTGATCAGAATGTTGTGCTGATATCCGTGCCTAGTGTGCTCAGTCCAAATCTTGCTCCACCTGGAAAGCATATTTTGCATGCCTATACCCCTGGAACTGAGCCATTTGAAATTTGGGAAGGTCTTGATCGCCGAAGCAATGAGTACAAAAACCTCAAGGCTGAAAGATCTGAG GTATTGTGGAGGGCTGTGGAGAAAGCACTTGGTCCAGGGTTTAATTGCGAGAAGTGTGAGGTGAAATTAGTTGGAACTCCATTAACACATAAAAGATTTCTTAGAAGAAACAGAGGGACTTATGGGCCAGCTATATTAGCAG GTAAAGGCACATTTCCTGGACATTCAACACCAATTCCACAACTCTTGTGCTGTGGAGACTCTACTTTTCCTGGCATTGGAGTGCCTGCAGTTGCTGCTAGTGGTGCCATTGTTGCGAATTCGCTGGTTTCTGTGGCAGAACATTCACAGCTTCTTGATGCTGTAGGGATATGA